CGAGAAAGGGCAGGAATTTGGCGCTACAACCGGCAGGCCAAGGCGCTGCGGTTGGTTTGATGCGGTTCTTGCAAGGCACAGCATGCGCTTAAACGGTGTAGATGAACTTATACTTACAAAACTTGATTGCATGGAAGACCTCAAAAAGGTAAAAATTTGCGTGGCATATAAATACAAAGGCAAAATTATAAATGATTTTCCAGCATCAAGGGTTTTGCAAGCCGGATGCAAGCCGGTGTACGAAGAGCTTCCGTGTTTTGGCGGAAAAGTGCGAGGCGTAACCGAATTTAAAAATCTTCCGTTAAACGCGCGTAAGTATGTAAAACGCCTTGAAGCGCTTATCGGCACAAAAATTAGTTTAATTTCCCTTGGCAGAAAGCGCGAAGAGACAATAGTTATAGATAAAAACAACATTCTTTTTAATAAATGGGTTGGTAAATGAAAAAAGCAATACTTGCTCTTGAGTCGGGCAAATACTTTGTAGGCAGGTCTTTTGGTGCAGACGGCGAGCGCGAAGGCGAGGCCGTTTTTAACACAAGTATGTCTGGCTACCAAGAGATACTTACGGACCCTTCCTACTGCGGACAAATTGTTTGTATGACATACCCACACATTGGTAACTATGGAATAAATTTGCAAGATATGGAGTCGGAAAAGCCGTGGGTTAGCGGTTTTGTAATTCGTGAAGAAAGCCCGATAGTTTCCAACTGGCGCTCAAGTGAAACACTTAAAAATTTTCTTGTAAGAAACGGCATTGTTGCAATGGATGGCATAGATACCAGAGCACTTACAAAACACATTAGGCAGGCAGGTGCCCTAAAGGCAATTATTTCAACCATAGAAACTGACCCAAAAAAACTTGTTGAAAAAGCAAAAAAATCACGCGGGCTTGTTGGCCGCGACCTCGTTAAAGAAGTAACCTGCAAAGAAAAATATCCTTTCTTCAAAAAACCGGCGGTAAGCAGCTACCGGGTTGCTGTAATTGATTGTGGATGCAAGCTTAACATTATTTATGAACTTGTGGCTCTTGGATGCGAGGTAACTATTTACCCGTCAGGCACAAGCGCAAATGAAATTAT
The sequence above is a segment of the Endomicrobiales bacterium genome. Coding sequences within it:
- the carA gene encoding glutamine-hydrolyzing carbamoyl-phosphate synthase small subunit; amino-acid sequence: MKKAILALESGKYFVGRSFGADGEREGEAVFNTSMSGYQEILTDPSYCGQIVCMTYPHIGNYGINLQDMESEKPWVSGFVIREESPIVSNWRSSETLKNFLVRNGIVAMDGIDTRALTKHIRQAGALKAIISTIETDPKKLVEKAKKSRGLVGRDLVKEVTCKEKYPFFKKPAVSSYRVAVIDCGCKLNIIYELVALGCEVTIYPSGTSANEIIDSKPDGIFLSNGPGDPAAVTSVIETVRQIIAYNEKNNAKIPLFGICLGYQMLCLALGGKTFKLKFGHRGANHPVKDLVTGKIEITSQNHGFGVLPESLKDKDVSFTHINLYDKTSEGFAHNSLPIFAVQYHPEASPGPHESKYLFQRFIDLMKNNRVNKNA